The nucleotide sequence ATCCTCAGCTGTACGATATTGACGATCATCATCATCCGAAGAATGGGCTGTCAATCGGAACGAAACTGTTTCGATCAATGAAGGCCCTTCACCGCGACGTGCACGATCTGCCGCTTCTTTCACCACTTTGTATACTTCCAACGGATTTTTGCCGTCTACCGTTACACCAGGCATCCCGTAGCCGATTGCACGGTCTGATACTTGTGCACAGCCCAGTTGACGCTCTACCGGAACAGAAATTGCATATTGGTTGTTTTCTACCATGATAATAACCGGCAATTTGTGTACGCCCGCAAAGTTTGCTCCTTCATGGAAGTCACCTTGGTTTGACGAACCTTCACCGAGTGTTACAAATGTGATAAAGTCCTTTTGCTGCATTTTTCCTGCAAGTGCAACACCGACCGCATGCGGTACTTGTGTCGTTACAGGAGAAGAACCCGTAAGTATACGATTTTTCTTTTGCCCGAAATGCCCCGGCATTTGACGCCCGCCAGAGTTCGGATCTTCTGCTTTCGCAAACGCCGAAAGCATTAAATCTTTTGCTGTCATCCCAAAATGAAGGACAACCCCCATATCACGATAATACGGCGCAATATAATCCTTTGTATGATCAAGGGCAAAGGCAGCACCTACTTGAGCCGCCTCCTGTCCTTGGCATGAAATAACAAATGGTATTTTGCCTGCACGGTTTAACAGCCACATCCGCTCATCAATACGGCGTGCCATTAACATTGTTTCGTACATTTTCAGTACATCTTCATCCGTTAATCCCAATTGTTCATGTGTAATATTAGTGTCCGTCATAAAATACCCCCTTGTCACTGTTAAAAATGAATTGCTTTGCCTTCAATCGCCAGCGCGGCTTCCCCAATAATTTCGCTCAACGAAGGATGCAAATGCACCATCTGTCCAACTTCCCATGGTGAGGCATTTAAGAACAAGCCAAGTGCAGCTTCGGAAATTAAATCCGTTGCGTGCGGTCCGATTAAATGGACACCGACAACATCATTCGAACTTTCATCCGCAACTACTTTCACAAAGCCTGCTGTTTCACCATAAACAATCGCTTTACCGATCGCTTTAAACGGGAATGTTGTTGTCACAACTTTATAGCCGTTGTTTTTCGCTTGCTCTTCCGTAAGGCCGACACTTGCAACTTCCGGATTACTGTAGACGCCTCGTGCAATATTTGCATAATGCAGTGGAATCGAATTCTGTCCCGCAATATGCTCGACAGCACGAATTCCTTCATGTGAAGCAACATGTGCCAACTGCATTCCGCCGATAACGTCTCCTATAGCATATATATGACGTTCTTTCGTCTGGAAATGTTCGTTTACTGAAATATATCCCTTTTCCAGTTCGATTTCCGTGTTCTCCAAGCCGATGTTTGACGTGTTCGCTACCCTTCCAACTGAAAGTAAAAGTGCTTCCGCTGAAATGGTTTCATCATTCACTTGTAGTGATACATTTTCCTTTGTATCAATTGCCGAAGGATCGAGTTTTACATTGAAATGAACGTTTACCCCGCGCTTTTTCAAAGATTTCAGCATCTCTGCGGAAATTGCTGCATCTTCAGTCGGCAACAGACGGTCACCTAGCTCGATAATCGTAACTTCGACATCGAAATCAGTAAGCATTGACGCCCATTCGACACCGATTACGCCACCACCGATAATAATAGCCGACTTCGGTAGCTTTTCGATTGTCAGGAATTCATCTGATGTGAATACCTTTTTCCCGTCAACTTTCAATCCGTCCAATGTTCGAGGGCGTGAACCCGTCGCAATGATGACGTTTTGCGGCACAAGCATTTCATTTTCAGTCCCATCATTCATTTCCACTGAAATCGTACCTGGCATCGGAGAGAAAATAGATGGGCCTAAAATGCGGCCAAAACCGTCATACACATCGATCTTTCCTTTTTTCATTAAGTGCTGGACACCTTTGTAAAGCTTATCTACAACGGTAGCCTTTCTTTGTTGGACACGTTCAAAGTCGATTTTGACATCATTTACTTCCACTCCAAAATCAAGTGCCTTTTTCGATTGTACATATACTTCCGCACTTCGGAGCAATGCTTTTGTAGGAATACAGCCCGCATGCAGGCATGTACCCCCCATTTTATTTTTTTCGACGATTGCCGTTTTCAATCCGAGCTGTGACGCACGAATCGCGGCTACATAACCGCCTGTGCCTCCGCCTAAAATAACGACATCATAATCTTTCGCCATAACCGACACCCCTTTTTCCAGTTACAAAATCAATTTCTTCTTTCGTAATCGCTTCTTAGCGACCGTTTAAAATATTTTTTTCGTTTTGAAGGAACTGACTGCGGGATTTCGCTACACGAGCAATACGCTCTTCTGCTAAACGGTTTGCTGCTAAATAAGTTGGAATATCTTCTTCTTTTGAAATAGCAAAAATCTTTTCCAAGCTTGTGTAGATCGTTTCAACACGCTTCATTGCACGCTCGCGATTATAACCGTATAGCTCATCTGCTACGTTAATAACCCCGCCTGCATTAATCACGTAATCCGGTGCATAAACAATCCCTAAATCATGCAGTACTTTACCATGTCTTGATTCTGCCAGCTGATTGTTTGCAGATCCAGCGATAACCTTCGCTTTTAAAGTCGGAATCGTTTGATCATTGACAATTGCGCCAAGAGCACATGGAGAGAAAATATCCACATCTTGTGCGTAAATTTCGTCAGGTGCTACAGCTACCGCTCCGAAATCTGCAACGACACGGTCGATTGCTTGCTGATTAATGTCAGTTACGATTAGTTTCGCTCCTTCATTATGCAAGTATTCACATAATGTGTACGCAACATTCCCAAGACCTTGAACCGCTACTTTACGGCCTGCCAGCGAGTCATCTCCAAACGCTTCTTTCGCTGCTGCCTTCATCCCTAAAAATACACCATACGCTGTAATTGGCGATGGATTGCCAGAGCTGCCGAATGCCGGTGAAATACCTGTTACATAATTTGTTTCTTCATGGATTAAATCCATATCTGCAACCGTTGTACCTACATCTTCTGCCGTAATATATCGACCATTCAAACCTTGAATGAAACGTCCTAATGCACGGAACATTTCTTCATTTTTATCCTTGAACGGATCTCCAATAATAACTGTTTTACCGCCACCTAAATTTAAGCCTGCCGCCGCATTTTTATAAGTCATACCACGTGCTAGACGAAGTGCATCTTCAATAGCTGCTTCCTCTGAGGCATATGTCCACATGCGCGAACCCCCAAGAGCTGGACCCAATGTTGTATCATGAATAGCAATAACCGCTTTTAACCCCGATGCCTCATCTTGGCAAAAGACTACTTGTTCAAAATCATATTTCTGCATGTACTTGAAAATTTCCATAACACTATACCCCTCCACTCAAGAAAGCGCTTACTTTCTCGTATATTATTATTTTCTGTTAATTAAAGATAATAAATACTTAAATTTGTATAATTTTATTATCGTTATTTTTACAATACTTATAAATCTAAAAGGATGCAACTAGAAATCCTTAATTTGACTTAAATTAGAATATTCGGACAATTTTTACCTGAAAATATACCGGAAAACCGTGCGAAAATACTTTTAAAAACACTATTTCAGTATAGTAATTTTAGTTTTATTGCGCTAATTTCATATTTCCATTCTATGAATCTATACCCGATTATTGACTTTCTCTGCCTGCATTGTAAAATTAAGTGATACTAAAATAATCTGAGACATTGTTTCAATTACTGCTTTTTTGTCTGGAGGAGGTCTGTAAATGGCACGTATGGCTGCATTTATCGTACTAGTCATTCCCGCAATTTTAATGGCTGCCGGGATAAAATTTATGCGAGATACATTATTCGGTATTTTAATTTCACCATTTCCATGGATTTGGTTACAATTCATCGTCGGTGCCATATTTTTTGCCGTTTCATTTTTATTTTTTGCAGGGTTTTTACTGTACAGGGATCGCAAGCGCGGTAAAGTATCGGAGCGCTGGCAGAAATAAAGACAGAAAAAAATCAAATTTCTCCTAACAGGGAAATTTGATTTTTTTCGTATATTCAGTTAATTCTCCACTCAAGAAGAGTAATGTTATTGTGGGCTTCCACAAAATTATTAAGCTAAAAGTAATCAGGTAATTACTTCCATTTTCCATTTTAACAAATCAAACTTGTCGATTTTTCTGGGCTTCCTGAACTAAATGCGGAAAATCCGTAATCCACCCTTTTACAATCGAATGGGGATTTTTTAAGAAAGATTCATTTCCCTGGATTGCGTAAAAACGCATGCCGATATTGGCTGTATTGCAAGCCTCTAAATATTGACTTTTATAGTAGCGTTTATGTGCATGAATTGCATCGAAGAAATTTTGCTCCGCTATTGTGGCCCAATAGAATTTTCTCGTAATAATATACGCTGTCTCGATATCCGGGCGAATCTCTTTTACAATTTTTAACAAAGAATCGTGGAATGACGAGAAATGGCTGTTTACAGGTAAGCTGATCGTTTGCAGTAATTCCTTCAGAACATGCTCATTCGTTAATAGCGACTCTTTCAGCTCTACATTCAACGCAATATTTTCGGCATTCGCCCAATCCAGTACATCGGCAAAGGCAATCATCCGGTCACGACGAAAGAGCCGTTTAAACCGCGGACCTAATTTATAGTGAATGAGCTCCTCATAAGAACACTGATTAACCATTTTGTTAATACCGGCCAGTCTCTTTAAGTCGTTGTCATGGAATACTACTAAAATACCATCATTTGAAACTTGGAGATCCAGTTCAATGCCATCTGCCCCAAGTTCTTTCGCTTTTTTAAAGGCAGCAAACGTATTTTCTAAGTGAAAACTTGATGCCCCTCGGTGGGCAAAAATGGGTATGTTATTCATTATACATTCAACTCTCCATTATCTATTAAAAATCGTCCATTTGTTATAGACGTTAAAACAGTGGACTTTTTGCCAATCTGTATATATGTACCAGGATATGCTTCTTTCGTCACATGAATCTCTGCTTTACTAACTTTGCGCAAGTCGTTCATTAATTGTTTAATTTCCCGATCTAAATTTTGCGCTGTTTCTTTATTGGAAGCGAGCTTTTGTTTGGTTAGCTCCAGTGCCGTCAATTGTCGTTGTGTTAACGTATGTATAACAGGTAGGATGCGTTCTATTTGTTCCTCGAGCTGCATCATATCTTCCTGCATTGATTTTAGCAGCGATGCCTTGTATTGGATGACCTCAAGACATTGTGATTTGTTTATGCTATTAATGATTAATTCAGTCGGTCTTTCCAGTCGGTTTCCTGTAAATGCCGAAACGATTGTACTTTTTGCGATTGCTGTTCCACCGATGATTTTCCCTTTCTGTTCATCAACCAAAATGGAATGTGCGGATAAATTCGAACCTAATGAATAAAATCCAATATTCAGATTTTGACCTGCGACTAGATGCGCGTCATTTACATGTTTAACGAATATATCCCCGGCAGCTTCTACAAGTGTTTCACCTAACCCGAATATGCCTCCCCGAATAAAAATATCTCCGTAAAGGGACTTAATCAGTTTTGCGCCGGATACACCTTCTAGATGTTCGATTGAAATGTCACCATTTGCAACAACGGAAAATCCTGGTTGGACGGTTCCTTTAATCGAGACAGATCCATTAAATTCAATATTTCCGGTTTCGATGCCGACATCACCGACAATTGGTAAATGCTGATTCACACTCACCATTCCTTGGTGTTCTTCAACTACCCCGCTAATTTTCGAGCGAAGTACCGTTTTACCTTCTTCTTCAACTTCATAGGCCGATTTTCGGTCATATTTCAACGGCACATCTCGCCCCAAAGGAGCAGGAATCGATTCCCCATAAATATTTATTCCCGGGATACCTGGCTGTGCATGAACTTTTTCACCAAGCCATGCGCCTTCTTCAATTTCATAAATGAAGTTCATATCATAATAATCCGCTTTGCCATCTTCCCTTATAACCGGTTTTCGTTCAGGTAATTCTAAGTAGGTAATTTGTGCATCTTCCCCTTTGACAGGTGGTGTTCCTTGCGCAATCAATGTTGCTTTCGCAGTGACAATGGATTCCAGTTGCACATTTAAAACCCCGTGTGTGATATTATCTTCAGCTAACAGCTTCTGAACCTTTTTCTGTATAGATTGTACATTTTCTTTTATATACTCCGCTGTCTCATATAGAAAAAGCGATGCCGACATTTTATCTCGGGATATTTCGATTACAATCGATGGAAGCCATATACCGATTTCAACAGGGGTGTCACTTACTTCATTTAGTCCCTCTTTTAATAATGCAAAATTCGTTAGTTTAATACGAGGATTTTGGCGCACAATCGTTTCGAAGTCTTTTAGCATAAAACCAGGCTGTCGTGTTAGCAAATATACTTTCCCATCATTTTTTATTATTTCAAAAAAGTGATTTTCATGAATAACCATGCCATTCCACCTCCTCTTACATTACAGTATATACATATTTTTGATAATTGTTTAGTTAAAAATTGGATTGTAAGGAGGTTTTTTAGCATATCCATCAAATTAGTCGAAAAGTATCTGCCTCATAAGTGAGAAACAACTAAAATATTTTATTATAGTGAACGTTGGAATTGGAGTAAATTATGATACATATCTGACAGGTCTTTTAAATATTTTTCATCCCGTGTTTCAATAGCCCTAAGTGTACGATTGATCATTAAAATATCTAGTTCGATTGAATTGGTTAAGTTTTGATGGTTTATATTATTTTCGATAATCTCATTTCTTAATGTACCCAGCTCATTTAAATAATTTTCAAGCTCCATTTCCATCGTTTGAAGCTGTGTATCGCTTAATGTACCGAGCAGCAATATATCGTTATAGCACGTTTCACGTTGAACATGTAGTTCTTCTTTATATTTTTTTACAACATCATCCGGAGAATTGACCGTTGTTGTAGGAGATGCATCAAAGTCTTGCGGTAATCTTACAAGCAGAAAAAACGTCAGGACGCCGAGAAGGATCAATACGAATTTCCATCGTTTCATTTATCATCGCTCCTTATTGTTGTCCCCCTATTCTACTGCGAAATTATATTAATAATGTGAAATTAATATTAAAATCCTATGACAACAAAAAAAGTGTCCAGCACCAGCTAGACACAAAAAGAATAATACGTTATCAAACATATTATCCAAAGAAAGGAGGTAAAAACGAAGACGAAGAATTTCTTAGCCTTGCTATCTAATTTTACCCGTTGTTATTTTTTGTTAAACGTAAATTACAAATTTTTTTATACGTGTAATGTGAGTTACAACAATTATAGTTTCCCAAAGTCTAAAAAATCTTCTTTTAGGTTAAAATACTCATAAATTACCAATGAATGTAAAAGGATGATTATGAAATGAGTGTTATTGTACTTGATAACAAAAGGCTTTTTCTAAAAAGAATTAAAAATTATGAGTTGAATACTGAGAAAATCTATTATAGAAATGATAAACCAGAGGAAAGATTTCTTTTCCTGTTCCTTATGAATGAGGATGAACTATGGAGTGAATATAAGTTCAAATATTTATATATTCAGATGTTTGATGGCAGTGAATATAAGTATTTCTCTGATAAGAAATTATATAACATTTTGAAGAAAATGGATGAATACTTTAAGGAAGCCGAATTAAGTGAGATAGAAGACTGCTCTTATGATAGTTCGGAAGACTGCTACTATGTTAGTGAAGATTTGAAAGAGATAATGGAAAATGACGAGCATCTAGCGCAAGCTGTCGATAGTTATGTAATTATCAAGGATACATTCATATTCGTTGATGAAGACATTTCTTTTATAGCGGAGAGGATGGATAATTCTTTTGGAACAGTATAATACTAAAAAAAAGCCTTCTTAAACCGCCGAATGACACTGTTTAAGAAGGCTTTATTAATAAAGTAATGTTCTCGTAATAAAAAATAAGTTTACGAGCCGAAATATAATCAAACTACTAATAATTAACTCGCAACCATTTCAATACGGATCTTCTCCGTGATCATTGCGATAAACTCTAAGTTAGTCGATATTATTCTCACATGATGCACTATTCCACCATTTTATACATGCGCTAAATTAAATTGATTCGTGATGGATAACTACCTGCTTAGTAAAATTTCACTTCGTATAAATGAGATTTATAGTGTAAATGTATCCTCAATGTGGTAATGTTAACCAAACTAAATGAGGTGCTAACTTGAATGAGCTTGAGAAAAGGAAATGTTTAGACGATATACGGCTCCATAAAGTACGCACTAAAAAATTACGGATATTAATCGCTAATACCGATAATATCGACGTTAAAAAACTGCTAACCAAAGGATTGATTTGGCATATCAAGTGCAAACGCGCGTTAAAACTAATGCTAATCGATAATATTGAGGATGATTAATCGGATAGTTTTGAAGAATTATAGCGAAATTTTATAAAGGCTGCACAGTTTTATGTAATGGTGCATCCCGGGCAAACCTCAAGAGTTGGTGTGTTTTGAAGTCTTCAAGAACGTTCTACACACTTCCTAATCGATGTTTCGAACTACGATCGGTCAAAAATATATTGCTATCTATATAACGATTTTCTATTCTTTAACGGATTTTACGTAGTTTGCTTGTTAAATAGATACGAAAAAAACGCTTTAATGTTGCGAACATAATTCGCTATTGTCGTTTTGCTTACTGCCTTACCGTAATCACCTCTACGCTCAGGATAATTAACAGGATTTTCCGCAGCGCTTACTTCAAACTTGCCTCTTTATTCAATTGAACGAATATAAGCTCGCACATGCTCCGTTGTTACTTGCGAAAGATCGTCAATAATGTATGAATCCGATAAGAAACTTGCAAAAAGTATTAACGATTGACTCTTCATATGAACTCATCGTCTTTTTTGAGAAACCAATCGAACATGTTCAAT is from Solibacillus isronensis and encodes:
- a CDS encoding thiamine pyrophosphate-dependent dehydrogenase E1 component subunit alpha encodes the protein MTDTNITHEQLGLTDEDVLKMYETMLMARRIDERMWLLNRAGKIPFVISCQGQEAAQVGAAFALDHTKDYIAPYYRDMGVVLHFGMTAKDLMLSAFAKAEDPNSGGRQMPGHFGQKKNRILTGSSPVTTQVPHAVGVALAGKMQQKDFITFVTLGEGSSNQGDFHEGANFAGVHKLPVIIMVENNQYAISVPVERQLGCAQVSDRAIGYGMPGVTVDGKNPLEVYKVVKEAADRARRGEGPSLIETVSFRLTAHSSDDDDRQYRTAEDIAEGKAKDPIILFETYLKDNGIADDALLEEMNKKIMDTVNEATDYAENAAYASPEHALRFVYAEGEDA
- a CDS encoding glycerophosphodiester phosphodiesterase; this encodes MNNIPIFAHRGASSFHLENTFAAFKKAKELGADGIELDLQVSNDGILVVFHDNDLKRLAGINKMVNQCSYEELIHYKLGPRFKRLFRRDRMIAFADVLDWANAENIALNVELKESLLTNEHVLKELLQTISLPVNSHFSSFHDSLLKIVKEIRPDIETAYIITRKFYWATIAEQNFFDAIHAHKRYYKSQYLEACNTANIGMRFYAIQGNESFLKNPHSIVKGWITDFPHLVQEAQKNRQV
- a CDS encoding DUF2627 domain-containing protein, coding for MARMAAFIVLVIPAILMAAGIKFMRDTLFGILISPFPWIWLQFIVGAIFFAVSFLFFAGFLLYRDRKRGKVSERWQK
- a CDS encoding DNA polymerase III subunit alpha, translating into MSVIVLDNKRLFLKRIKNYELNTEKIYYRNDKPEERFLFLFLMNEDELWSEYKFKYLYIQMFDGSEYKYFSDKKLYNILKKMDEYFKEAELSEIEDCSYDSSEDCYYVSEDLKEIMENDEHLAQAVDSYVIIKDTFIFVDEDISFIAERMDNSFGTV
- the lpdA gene encoding dihydrolipoyl dehydrogenase; the protein is MAKDYDVVILGGGTGGYVAAIRASQLGLKTAIVEKNKMGGTCLHAGCIPTKALLRSAEVYVQSKKALDFGVEVNDVKIDFERVQQRKATVVDKLYKGVQHLMKKGKIDVYDGFGRILGPSIFSPMPGTISVEMNDGTENEMLVPQNVIIATGSRPRTLDGLKVDGKKVFTSDEFLTIEKLPKSAIIIGGGVIGVEWASMLTDFDVEVTIIELGDRLLPTEDAAISAEMLKSLKKRGVNVHFNVKLDPSAIDTKENVSLQVNDETISAEALLLSVGRVANTSNIGLENTEIELEKGYISVNEHFQTKERHIYAIGDVIGGMQLAHVASHEGIRAVEHIAGQNSIPLHYANIARGVYSNPEVASVGLTEEQAKNNGYKVVTTTFPFKAIGKAIVYGETAGFVKVVADESSNDVVGVHLIGPHATDLISEAALGLFLNASPWEVGQMVHLHPSLSEIIGEAALAIEGKAIHF
- a CDS encoding Leu/Phe/Val dehydrogenase, which encodes MEIFKYMQKYDFEQVVFCQDEASGLKAVIAIHDTTLGPALGGSRMWTYASEEAAIEDALRLARGMTYKNAAAGLNLGGGKTVIIGDPFKDKNEEMFRALGRFIQGLNGRYITAEDVGTTVADMDLIHEETNYVTGISPAFGSSGNPSPITAYGVFLGMKAAAKEAFGDDSLAGRKVAVQGLGNVAYTLCEYLHNEGAKLIVTDINQQAIDRVVADFGAVAVAPDEIYAQDVDIFSPCALGAIVNDQTIPTLKAKVIAGSANNQLAESRHGKVLHDLGIVYAPDYVINAGGVINVADELYGYNRERAMKRVETIYTSLEKIFAISKEEDIPTYLAANRLAEERIARVAKSRSQFLQNEKNILNGR
- a CDS encoding DUF342 domain-containing protein, which gives rise to MVIHENHFFEIIKNDGKVYLLTRQPGFMLKDFETIVRQNPRIKLTNFALLKEGLNEVSDTPVEIGIWLPSIVIEISRDKMSASLFLYETAEYIKENVQSIQKKVQKLLAEDNITHGVLNVQLESIVTAKATLIAQGTPPVKGEDAQITYLELPERKPVIREDGKADYYDMNFIYEIEEGAWLGEKVHAQPGIPGINIYGESIPAPLGRDVPLKYDRKSAYEVEEEGKTVLRSKISGVVEEHQGMVSVNQHLPIVGDVGIETGNIEFNGSVSIKGTVQPGFSVVANGDISIEHLEGVSGAKLIKSLYGDIFIRGGIFGLGETLVEAAGDIFVKHVNDAHLVAGQNLNIGFYSLGSNLSAHSILVDEQKGKIIGGTAIAKSTIVSAFTGNRLERPTELIINSINKSQCLEVIQYKASLLKSMQEDMMQLEEQIERILPVIHTLTQRQLTALELTKQKLASNKETAQNLDREIKQLMNDLRKVSKAEIHVTKEAYPGTYIQIGKKSTVLTSITNGRFLIDNGELNV